From Bacteroidota bacterium:
CTCTCGTTCTACGATCTGCAGTGCGCTATCGCAGCGCAGCTGCAGCTCCTCTTGGCGGATCTCCACGCGGCCGATAAGCTTCCGATAGGTAAGGCCCCCCACGGTCTGTCCCGAGAGCTCCTCTGCGTGCACGATCTCGACTATGCGGCGCGGATTCTCTTGGCCGCGGACGAGCCCGGCCGGTAAAACGGAGCTTATCGCGAGAAGAAGCGCTTTACGTGCCCACATCCGGCACCGCGACGCGGCCCGTAACGCGTCGCACCCGATACCAGGACAGATCAAAAGCCGCCTCCAGGCCGTATCCTTCCAGCCACTCCTCAGGGGTTTGGATGCGCACGAAGCCGGGGCTTCGGATGCGTTCCTCTCCCTCCTCAAGCTCCAAAACCGAAGTCCAAAGCTGCCGATCCGCCACCCGGAGCCGTACGTCTCCTTGGAAGGCGATCCGGCGCGCCCGGGGCCAGTACGTTCCCTCCTGAGCCTCCAGCTCGGCCTGAAGGGGGCCGGATTGCCCCTCAAAAAGGCGCGCCCGAACCCCTCCGCGCAAGATCATCACCGTTGAATCCGGCCGCTCGTATACAAGCAAGCGCGCCGCCCACAGGGATAGGCGCATCTGGCCGCGCACGGAAAGCTGCAGCCAGACCTCCTCGGCCTCTTGCGTGGGGGGCTCTTCGGTGGCCACCTCCAGGCCCCTCTGCGATTCTGTGGGCCGACAGCCCAGCAAAAGCACCAAAAGCAGGCCGACTCGGCTCATCGTTTCCAGAACGAGCGGCTAAACAGCACAAGCACCGTAAACAGCTCCAGCCGACCGACGAGCATAAGCGCGCTCAGCCACAGCTTAGCCCCATCGGAGAGGTGGGCGAAGTGCTCCGCCGGACCGACCTCCCCGAACCCCGGCCCCACGTTGCCGATGCAGGTGATCGTGCTCCCGATGGCCGTGAGCAGATCCACTCCGGTAGAGGCCAACAGGAGCACAGACAGGGCGCATAGGCCTAGGTAAAGCGTAAAGAAGCTGAGCACATGCTGCAGTACCTCGTCTGAAATGACGCGGCTCCCGAGTCGGACCGGCAACACAGCGCGCGGATGCAGCAGGCGCCGGATCTCCCGGTTGGCGTTCTGAAACAGAATCAACAGGCGCACCACCTTAGGTCCGCCTCCGGTGGAACCGGCCATGCCGCCAACGAAAAAGAGCAGGAACAGGGTAGCTATGGCCAAGGGGGGCCATGCCTCATAGTCCGCCGTGGCGTATCCGGTGGTAGTGAGGATGCTGACGACCTGAAACAGCGCCATGCGCCAGGCGGCCTCCGCCGAAGGGGCCGACTCCAGGAGTGCTATGAAAACTATTCCCGAAGCCAGCAGCGCGATCCCCCCATAGGCCCAGAGCTCCCGATCCGAGGCCACAGCCGCGACCCGGCCCAGAAGCAGCCGGTAATGCAGGGCGAAGTTTATACCGGCAAGCACCATGAACAGGATCGTCACGTATTCCACGTAAGCGCTCTCAAAGGCCCCAATGGAAGCCGAACGCGTCGAAAACCCCCCTGTAGCCATGGTCGTAAAGGCGTGCTGTAGGGCTTCAAGCAACCCTACGCGCGGATGTAGGGATAGCAGCAAGGTTTGGGCCGCGGTCAGCACTAGGTAAATGCCCCAAAGCCGCGTGGCGGTGTCCCGGATGCGGGGGGTGAGCTTATCGGGCGTAGGACCCGGCACCTCGGCCTTGTACAGCTGCATGCCCCCCACGCCGAGTACAGGCAAGATGGCCAAGCTGAGTACGATAATGCCCATGCCGCCTAGCCACTGCGTGAGGCTGCGCCAGAAAAGCAGGCTTTGCGGCAGCTCCTCGACCCGAGGCCGACCCGGTCCGCCCAGCACGCTGGCGCCCGTGGTAGTAAAGCCCGAGGCGGTCTCAAACAGGGCATCTACGAGGCCCAGGCTCCGGCTCAGCGTAAACGGCAGTAGACCGCTTGCCGTGGCCACGATCCAGCCCCCCGTCACCACCAGAAAGCCCTCCCGCAGCCGCAGATCCTGCGCATGTCGGCGTAAGCTCCAAGCCAGGCCTACACCGGCGGCCATGCTGAGCGAGCTGGACAGCGCAAAGGCGCGCGCAGGCTCAAGCTCTCTGAACCCAAACGCCAAGGCTAGGGGCAGAAGCTGCGTTGCGCCCACAGCCGTCAGCACGACGCCCAAAGCGAAGCCCACCGCGGGAAGGCTAAACGGGGGAGTCCAAGAGAGGCGCATCTACCCCACCAAGCGACGCAGTTCGTCCAACGCCTCAGGCAAGGCGAAGACGATTAAGCGATCTCCGGCCTCTAGGCGAGTCTGCCCCGTGGCCACGACGGCGCTTCGGGCTCGCTGCAGCCCCCCGATGA
This genomic window contains:
- a CDS encoding TrkH family potassium uptake protein translates to MRLSWTPPFSLPAVGFALGVVLTAVGATQLLPLALAFGFRELEPARAFALSSSLSMAAGVGLAWSLRRHAQDLRLREGFLVVTGGWIVATASGLLPFTLSRSLGLVDALFETASGFTTTGASVLGGPGRPRVEELPQSLLFWRSLTQWLGGMGIIVLSLAILPVLGVGGMQLYKAEVPGPTPDKLTPRIRDTATRLWGIYLVLTAAQTLLLSLHPRVGLLEALQHAFTTMATGGFSTRSASIGAFESAYVEYVTILFMVLAGINFALHYRLLLGRVAAVASDRELWAYGGIALLASGIVFIALLESAPSAEAAWRMALFQVVSILTTTGYATADYEAWPPLAIATLFLLFFVGGMAGSTGGGPKVVRLLILFQNANREIRRLLHPRAVLPVRLGSRVISDEVLQHVLSFFTLYLGLCALSVLLLASTGVDLLTAIGSTITCIGNVGPGFGEVGPAEHFAHLSDGAKLWLSALMLVGRLELFTVLVLFSRSFWKR